AATGGAGGACTACTTAATATCCCTAGTCCTAGTGGTTTTATCAGGGCTCTTCTCGGGCTTAACACTAGGGCTACTCTCTCTCGATCTACAGTCATTGCGACGCCGTGCGAAGCATGGAGATCGAAGTGCAGCTATCATTTACCCAGTACGAGAAAAGGGTAACTTACTACTCACGACATTGTTGCTTGGCAACGTGGCGGTTAATACGACGTTGTCTATTTATCTCGGTAGTATTGCGTCGGGTATTGTTGCTGGCATTATCGCAACCGCGCTCATCGTGATCTTTGGTGAGATCATTCCGCAGGCAGTGATCTCTCGCTACGCACTCTGGTTTGGCGCTAAGACGATCTGGTTCACTCGTGTGGTGATCGTGCTCTTTTTTCCGATCTCGTATCCAATTGCAAAGACTCTCGATTACTTTCTGGGTGCTGAATTGCCAACTACCTATTCACACAAGGAGCTCATGGATATCATCTCTGAGCATGAAGATTCTGAACTAAGTTCGATCGATGAAGATGAAGAACGCATTATGCATGGTGCGCTACGGTTTTCCCACATGTCAGTGCGTGAAGTAATGACTCCTGCTGAACGAGTGGTTTCATTTGATGAAAATCAGCGCCTCACTGACGCATTCTTCGAAGAGGTCAACGAGCATGGCTTCTCTCGCTTGCCGATCTATAGCGGCGAGAAGGCTAATGTAGTTGGCATTCTGTATGTTAAAGACTTGATCGTCGAAGATGACCATATTTCAATCAAAGAAACGGAGGAGGCATTCGATCGCAAATTCATAACTGTTCGCACGGACGATCTCCTTGACGCCGTTCTTGGAAAGATGCTCAAATCACGACAGCA
Above is a window of Candidatus Nomurabacteria bacterium DNA encoding:
- a CDS encoding DUF21 domain-containing protein, translated to MEDYLISLVLVVLSGLFSGLTLGLLSLDLQSLRRRAKHGDRSAAIIYPVREKGNLLLTTLLLGNVAVNTTLSIYLGSIASGIVAGIIATALIVIFGEIIPQAVISRYALWFGAKTIWFTRVVIVLFFPISYPIAKTLDYFLGAELPTTYSHKELMDIISEHEDSELSSIDEDEERIMHGALRFSHMSVREVMTPAERVVSFDENQRLTDAFFEEVNEHGFSRLPIYSGEKANVVGILYVKDLIVEDDHISIKETEEAFDRKFITVRTDDLLDAVLGKMLKSRQHLAIVRNRSKQYAGVISLEDIIEEIIQQEIVDEDDDIEEV